GGAAGCGCTCCGTGGTGGGCCCCACCACCAAGGCCGGCGGACCGCACTACCTGCACGGGCTCGTGGACTGGGAGGACCGCCCCACCTGGATCACCAGCCCCGAGTCCTCCTCGCACGAGGTCGTGGACGGCCAGGCCGGCGGCGTGGACCCCTCGTGGCTGCGGACCGCCCAGAAGCTGGACGAGCGGGCCTTCTCCACCGTGTTCGGCCCGGACACGGACATCTCCGCCCTCGAGGCGGAGCGCAACGTGCTGCGCCACCGGCCGACCCCGGTCCTGGTCCGCTGGGACTCCGGCCCGGCCGAGCACCTGCTGCGCGTGGTCTCGGCGGGCCTGCGCGCCGGGGCGCGCCTGACGGTGTCCCTGTCCCCGGACGCCGCCGGGGGGCCCGCCGCGCAGACCGCCGGCGCCCCGGAGGCCGCCCACGCGGGGGAGACGCCGCTGTCCCCGGCGGCGGTCCGCGGCCAGGTCGAGGAGCTGCGGCGCACCGTCCAGGGCGGCGGCCCCGCCGACGCCGGCCCCGCCGACGCCGGCCCGGCCGGGCCGCGCCGCCGGGCGCGCCTCGACGTCGTGGTGGAGGACGCGGAGCACTTCCACGCCAGGGCCCGCCAGCTGGCGGCCGTGGCCCCGAGCGCGCCGGAGGGCGGCGACGCCCGCGTTCGCCTCATCAGCGACTGGGCCGGGGACCCGGAGGGCGCCCGCGCGGCGCTCCTCGCCCTGCACCAGGCCGTCGCCGGGACACCGGACCTGGCCGTGTACTCCGGGCCCGTGGTCTCCGCCGGCGAGGTGGAGCTGCTGCCGTTCCTCCACGAGCAGGCCGTCTCCATCACCGCACACCGGTTCGGCACCCCGGACCACCTCACCGAGGGCGTGCTCTGACGCCGCCGGGCGGGCCCGCCCGCCGGATCGGCCCCTGACCGGAGACCGGCGCGGACGGTGGTGTCCGCGCCGGTCGCGTGCCAGGGTGGGGCCATGCACCTGCTGCCCCGTACCCTGCTGGTCCTCTCGCGCGCCCGACGCCGCCCCCGCCTGGGGATCTGGGACCCTGCCTCCCTGCCCCTGCGCGCCCTGCCCACGGACGTGGACTTCGCCGGGCACGTGAACAACGGCCAGTACTTCGGGCTGTTCGACCTCGGCCGGTTCGACCTCATGGTCCGCACCGGGCTGTGGGACGCGTGCCGTGAGCGCGGCTGGCTGCCCGTGGTGCAGTCCGAGCAGATCGCGTTCCGCCGGTCCGTGACCCTCGGCACCGCGTTCTCCGTGGAGACCCGGCTCCTCGGCCTGGACGAGCGGGCCATGTGGATCGAGCACCGCGCCGTGGTGGACGGGGACGTGGCCGTGCGCGCGATCGTCTGCGGGCGTCTGCGTGCGAAGGACGGCACACCCGTGACCAACGACGACCTCCGAGCCCTCTGCGTCGACCTCGGGCATGACATGTCGGTGGAGCCCGAGCTGCCCGCGTGGCTGCACGAGTGGCGGGAGCGGATCGCCCTGCCGTCCGCGCGCACCCCGATGCCGCACGTGTGGGAGGAGCCGGCCGCACGCACCTGAGCGACGCGGGGCGGAGGTCTACCCTGGTCCCCGTGACACCCCCCGCCTCCCCCTCCGTCCGGCCGGCCCCGGCGGGGGAGCCCCGCGCCCCCGGCACCGCCCTGCTGCTGGTGCTCCTGGCCGCCATGGGCGTGGGCCCCCTCTTCAACTACGGCGTCTCGATGTCCTCCACCGTGGTGATCGACCGGCTCGGGGTGACCTCGGGCCAGCTGGGCACCGTGCTGACGGTGGTGTTCGCCTCGGCCGCCATGACCTCCGTGGGGCTGGGCCGGGCGGCGGACCGCCTGTCCTCCCGGGTGCAGATGAGCATCATCTTCGGCGGCTCGGCCGCGGCCCTGACGGTGGGCGCCGTCGCCTCCACGTTGGGGGCCCTGTACGCGGCGGCCGTCCTGGCCGGCGTGACGCAGGCGATCTCCAACCCCACCACCAACCGGATCATCCGCACGGCCGTCCCGGCGGACCGGCGCATCGGGTGGATTGGCGTGAAGCAGTCCGGCGTGCAGGTGTCCCAGCTGGTGGCCGGCCTGTTCTTCCCGGCGGCGGCGCTCGCCCTGGGCTGGACGGCCGCCTCCCTGGCCGCCGCCGGCCTCGCGGCGGTCCTGTGGGCGGCGGCGGTGGCCGCGGCGCCCCCGCTG
This Micrococcus flavus DNA region includes the following protein-coding sequences:
- a CDS encoding acyl-CoA thioesterase; this translates as MHLLPRTLLVLSRARRRPRLGIWDPASLPLRALPTDVDFAGHVNNGQYFGLFDLGRFDLMVRTGLWDACRERGWLPVVQSEQIAFRRSVTLGTAFSVETRLLGLDERAMWIEHRAVVDGDVAVRAIVCGRLRAKDGTPVTNDDLRALCVDLGHDMSVEPELPAWLHEWRERIALPSARTPMPHVWEEPAART